One genomic segment of Rhizobium viscosum includes these proteins:
- a CDS encoding ribose-phosphate pyrophosphokinase — protein MKVFAGNSNRQLAEAICNYLNVPLGKASVRRFADQEIFVEIQENVRGEDVFLVQPTAFPANDHLMELLIMIDAMRRSSARRITAVLPYFGYARQDRRASGRTPISAKLVANLITEAGADRVMTLDLHAGQIQGFFDIPTDNLFALPVLTRDIKSHYDLSNVMVVSPDVGGVVRARALAKRLDCLLAIVDKRRDRPGESEVMNIIGDVTGKDCLLIDDIVDSGGTLCNAADAMLAKGASSVTAYITHGVLSGGAVTRVTSSKLRELVITDSIQPTTAVLSAHNIRVVTTAPLIGEAISRTAQEESVSSLFD, from the coding sequence ATGAAGGTTTTCGCAGGCAATTCGAACCGGCAACTCGCCGAAGCGATCTGCAACTATCTCAATGTTCCCTTAGGGAAAGCCAGTGTCCGAAGGTTTGCCGATCAGGAAATCTTCGTGGAGATCCAGGAAAATGTGCGCGGTGAGGACGTTTTCCTCGTGCAGCCGACCGCGTTTCCCGCCAACGACCACCTGATGGAGCTGCTGATCATGATCGACGCCATGCGTCGTTCGTCAGCCCGCCGCATCACCGCCGTCCTCCCCTATTTCGGTTATGCCCGCCAGGACCGCCGCGCCTCCGGCCGCACGCCGATCTCCGCCAAGCTGGTCGCAAATCTGATCACTGAAGCCGGCGCCGACCGTGTCATGACGCTCGATCTCCATGCCGGTCAGATCCAGGGCTTCTTCGATATACCCACAGACAACCTCTTCGCCCTACCCGTGCTGACGCGCGACATCAAGAGCCACTATGACCTCAGCAATGTCATGGTCGTCTCGCCTGACGTGGGCGGCGTGGTGCGCGCCCGCGCGCTCGCCAAGCGGCTGGACTGTCTTCTGGCCATCGTCGACAAGCGTCGCGATCGGCCCGGTGAATCCGAAGTCATGAACATCATCGGCGACGTCACCGGCAAGGACTGCCTGCTGATTGACGACATCGTCGATTCCGGCGGCACGCTCTGCAATGCGGCCGATGCGATGCTCGCCAAGGGTGCCTCCAGCGTCACCGCCTATATCACCCACGGCGTTCTCTCCGGCGGCGCGGTCACCCGCGTCACCTCCTCGAAGCTGCGCGAACTCGTGATCACGGATTCCATCCAGCCGACCACCGCCGTGCTTTCGGCCCACAATATCCGCGTCGTCACGACAGCTCCGCTGATCGGCGAAGCCATCAGCCGCACGGCCCAGGAAGAGTCCGTCTCCAGTCTCTTCGACTAA
- a CDS encoding 50S ribosomal protein L25/general stress protein Ctc, giving the protein MSQETYELKAEARERVGKGSARELRRNGFIPAVIYGDKQAPISIAINTNEVTKRIHAGGFMTTVATIDVDGKKYQVLPKDYQLDPVRDFTMHVDFLRVSGNTQVTVEIPVHFVNEEKSPGLKVGGVLNIVRHEVEVHCPANAIPEFFTVDLSGHKIGDSIHISEVTLPKGVTPVIADRDFTIATIIAPAAGIDETAAEGEAEA; this is encoded by the coding sequence ATGAGCCAAGAAACGTACGAGCTCAAGGCCGAGGCGCGCGAACGGGTTGGTAAGGGGTCCGCCCGTGAACTCCGCCGCAACGGCTTTATTCCCGCTGTCATCTATGGTGACAAGCAGGCCCCGATTTCCATCGCTATCAACACCAATGAGGTGACGAAGCGCATTCATGCCGGTGGCTTCATGACCACCGTTGCGACCATCGACGTCGACGGCAAGAAATACCAGGTTCTGCCGAAGGACTACCAGCTCGATCCGGTCCGCGACTTCACGATGCACGTCGATTTCCTGCGCGTATCCGGCAACACCCAGGTTACCGTTGAAATCCCGGTCCACTTTGTCAACGAAGAAAAGTCCCCTGGCCTCAAGGTCGGCGGCGTTCTGAACATCGTTCGTCACGAAGTTGAAGTTCACTGCCCGGCAAACGCGATCCCGGAATTCTTCACGGTCGACCTTTCCGGCCACAAGATCGGCGACAGCATCCATATTTCCGAAGTCACTCTGCCGAAGGGCGTGACCCCGGTTATCGCTGACCGCGACTTCACCATCGCAACGATCATTGCTCCGGCTGCCGGCATCGACGAAACCGCTGCCGAAGGCGAAGCAGAAGCCTGA
- a CDS encoding bifunctional diguanylate cyclase/phosphodiesterase has protein sequence MFAIVYCLTYQHDFTLVLLAAVLCLVSNLGTILFLRSAGRSNGVPRWIWLSVAGAAGGFGIWSTHFVAMLAYDPGIVVGYDRDLTLISLGAAFASTFVAGLAAVSLPPSQANIAAGLVFGVGVAAMHFVGMAGLQVPGSIAWDKHLVIAALIISVAMATWGFTLTKNWKGSNWSILAAASALSLGIVLMHFTAMGALTIIEGGANAIEPQALSKPFLLVTILVVSISMLASGISASIIAFRAAKQASASETRFELLLQGVTDYAIYMLDPSGVVTNWNTGAERAKGYSAADIVGQNFARFYSAGDQQNGLPQRALESALANGRFEAEGLRFRKDGSSFWAHVVIQPVYDDNHHLIGYVKITRDITQAKIDGDRIKEVSRNLDLALENMSQGISMFDRNERLILANARYSQLFGFPESFIRPGLTYSEIVRSGYQIVFGDGDAADTRATDHYRRHMATMRSGQRTLVHQTTSGRSILATFNVLADGGWVTTFEDITERLAREEKIAFMAKHDALTGLPNRPTFNDYLSHQLTIAKRLSTKVAVIGIDLDKFKEINDQMGHVAGDFVLSTLAARLNGILRDEELVARLGGDEFAAVKRFNDGAELDDFVARLEATLMEKMDFEGHHIVPGASVGVALYPDAGENAETLLANADLAMYRAKHEVGRNVCFYEESMDEVSRDRRRLARDLWVAIERDQMYLHYQVQKSVATGKTTGYEVLLRWNHPERGNIPPVDFIPIAEECGAIVPIGEWVLREACKEAVGWKDDIKIAVNISPIQIAHANIAELVRTVLQETGLPASRLELEITESSIIVDKSKALVAMRALKQQGVAIAIDDFGTGYSSLETLRSFPFDKIKLDRSFMNEVETSQEAKAVIRSILALGRGLSIPVLAEGVETLSQLELLTSEGCDEAQGYYFGRPARMEQQSVTLNTAA, from the coding sequence ATGTTTGCGATCGTTTACTGTCTAACATACCAACACGACTTTACGCTGGTTCTTCTGGCTGCCGTACTATGCCTTGTGTCCAATCTCGGAACGATCCTGTTTCTGAGAAGTGCTGGCAGGTCAAACGGCGTGCCGCGCTGGATCTGGCTTTCCGTGGCTGGAGCGGCAGGCGGCTTCGGCATCTGGTCGACGCATTTCGTCGCCATGCTCGCCTATGATCCGGGCATCGTCGTCGGTTATGATCGCGATCTGACGCTTATTTCGCTCGGCGCGGCCTTTGCCTCTACCTTTGTGGCAGGCCTTGCCGCGGTGTCGCTTCCGCCTTCTCAGGCCAATATCGCTGCTGGCCTTGTTTTTGGCGTCGGCGTCGCAGCCATGCATTTCGTTGGCATGGCCGGCCTGCAGGTTCCTGGGAGCATCGCCTGGGATAAGCATCTCGTTATCGCTGCGCTGATCATATCGGTTGCCATGGCGACCTGGGGATTTACACTCACGAAGAACTGGAAGGGTTCGAACTGGAGCATTCTCGCTGCGGCGTCTGCGCTGTCGCTCGGCATCGTTTTGATGCATTTCACCGCGATGGGCGCTCTGACGATCATCGAAGGGGGCGCAAACGCGATCGAGCCGCAGGCGCTTTCCAAGCCGTTTCTTCTGGTGACCATTCTCGTCGTATCGATCTCAATGTTGGCCTCGGGCATTTCGGCATCGATCATTGCATTTCGCGCCGCCAAGCAGGCGAGCGCAAGCGAAACCAGGTTTGAGCTGCTCCTGCAGGGCGTGACGGATTACGCAATCTACATGCTCGATCCTTCAGGCGTCGTGACGAACTGGAATACGGGGGCGGAACGCGCCAAGGGCTATAGCGCCGCTGATATCGTCGGCCAGAATTTCGCCCGGTTCTACTCCGCAGGGGATCAGCAGAATGGTCTTCCGCAGAGAGCTCTCGAATCCGCTCTCGCCAATGGGAGGTTTGAGGCGGAGGGGCTGCGTTTTCGCAAGGATGGATCCTCGTTCTGGGCACATGTCGTCATCCAGCCCGTCTATGACGATAATCACCATCTCATCGGGTACGTGAAGATTACCCGCGACATCACGCAGGCAAAAATCGACGGGGATAGGATCAAGGAAGTATCGAGGAACCTCGATCTGGCGCTGGAGAACATGAGCCAGGGCATCTCGATGTTCGACCGCAATGAGCGGCTGATCCTCGCAAACGCCAGATATAGCCAGCTCTTCGGGTTTCCTGAGAGTTTCATTCGCCCGGGCCTTACCTATTCCGAGATCGTTCGCAGTGGCTATCAGATCGTTTTTGGTGACGGTGATGCCGCAGATACAAGGGCGACCGATCACTATCGCAGGCATATGGCGACCATGCGCTCCGGCCAGAGGACCCTGGTGCATCAGACGACGAGCGGCCGCTCAATTCTTGCGACGTTCAATGTTCTGGCGGATGGCGGCTGGGTTACAACGTTCGAAGACATTACCGAACGGCTGGCGCGCGAAGAGAAAATCGCCTTCATGGCCAAGCACGATGCTTTGACCGGTCTGCCGAACCGTCCCACGTTCAACGACTACCTCTCACATCAGCTGACGATCGCCAAAAGGCTGTCGACCAAGGTTGCGGTGATTGGCATCGACCTGGATAAATTCAAAGAAATCAATGACCAGATGGGCCATGTCGCAGGCGATTTCGTGTTGAGCACATTGGCCGCGCGGTTGAACGGGATCCTGCGTGACGAGGAACTCGTCGCCCGGCTTGGCGGCGATGAGTTTGCGGCTGTGAAGCGTTTCAATGACGGGGCAGAGCTTGACGACTTCGTTGCGCGGCTGGAAGCCACGCTCATGGAGAAGATGGATTTCGAGGGGCATCACATCGTCCCCGGCGCAAGCGTTGGTGTCGCACTTTACCCCGATGCCGGCGAAAACGCCGAAACGCTTCTCGCAAATGCAGATCTGGCCATGTATCGCGCAAAACACGAGGTCGGGCGCAATGTCTGCTTCTACGAAGAGTCCATGGATGAAGTGTCGCGCGACAGGAGAAGGCTGGCACGTGATCTCTGGGTCGCGATCGAGCGCGACCAGATGTACCTTCACTATCAGGTGCAGAAGTCGGTCGCGACCGGCAAGACGACCGGATACGAAGTGCTGCTCAGATGGAACCATCCTGAACGCGGAAACATCCCGCCCGTCGATTTCATTCCGATTGCCGAGGAATGCGGTGCGATCGTGCCTATCGGAGAATGGGTCCTTCGCGAGGCATGCAAGGAAGCGGTCGGTTGGAAGGACGACATCAAGATTGCCGTTAATATTTCGCCCATTCAGATCGCCCATGCGAACATAGCCGAGCTTGTTCGTACCGTCCTCCAGGAAACTGGCCTACCGGCATCGCGGCTCGAACTTGAGATAACCGAGTCATCGATCATCGTCGACAAGAGCAAGGCGCTGGTTGCTATGCGAGCGCTCAAGCAGCAGGGCGTTGCGATCGCGATCGACGATTTCGGAACAGGCTATTCGTCGCTCGAGACCCTTCGCTCGTTCCCCTTCGACAAGATCAAGCTCGATCGCAGCTTCATGAACGAAGTCGAGACCAGCCAGGAAGCAAAGGCGGTCATTCGGTCCATCCTAGCGCTGGGACGCGGCCTGTCGATCCCCGTGCTTGCTGAAGGAGTCGAAACGCTGAGCCAGCTCGAACTATTGACATCCGAAGGCTGTGACGAGGCCCAAGGCTACTATTTCGGTCGCCCCGCGCGAATGGAACAACAATCGGTTACGCTCAACACTGCGGCCTGA
- a CDS encoding M24 family metallopeptidase, producing the protein MALHFERAEFASRLARLTDKMKEEKLDALLLFAQESMYWLTGYDTFGYCFFQTLVVKADGTMALITRSADLRQARHTSVIEDIHVWVDRVNADPTMDLKNLLVEMDLLGTRIGVEYDTHGMTGRISRLLDSQLTTFGQIIDASYLVSSLRLVKSPTEVAYVEHAAVLADDALDAAIRLTKPGADEADILAAMQGAIFSGGGDYPANEFIIGSGADALLCRYKAGRRKLDANDQLTLEWAGVYAHYHAAMMRTIVIGEPTHRHRELYNACLETIQAIETVLKPGHTFGDVFDMHARIMDERGLARHRLNACGYSLGARFSPSWMEHQMFHAGNPQPIEPSMSLFVHMIIADSDTGTAMTLGQTYLTTGEAPRALSRHPLDFIGV; encoded by the coding sequence GGCACTTCATTTCGAACGGGCTGAATTCGCAAGCCGGCTTGCCCGCCTGACGGACAAGATGAAAGAAGAAAAGCTCGACGCCCTGCTGCTTTTCGCGCAGGAGAGCATGTACTGGCTGACCGGCTACGACACGTTCGGCTACTGCTTCTTCCAGACGCTGGTCGTCAAGGCCGACGGCACCATGGCGCTGATTACCCGCTCGGCCGACCTGCGGCAGGCCCGGCACACCTCGGTTATCGAGGACATCCATGTCTGGGTCGACCGCGTCAATGCCGACCCGACGATGGATCTGAAGAACCTGCTGGTCGAAATGGACCTGCTCGGCACCCGTATCGGCGTCGAATATGACACGCATGGAATGACCGGCCGAATCTCCCGGTTGCTCGACTCGCAACTGACGACCTTCGGTCAGATCATCGACGCCTCCTACCTCGTCAGCAGCCTGCGCCTCGTCAAGAGCCCGACTGAGGTCGCCTATGTCGAGCATGCCGCCGTGCTGGCCGACGATGCGCTGGATGCAGCAATCCGCCTGACCAAGCCTGGTGCGGACGAGGCCGATATCCTCGCCGCCATGCAGGGCGCGATCTTCTCCGGCGGCGGCGACTATCCGGCCAACGAGTTCATTATCGGCTCGGGTGCCGACGCCCTGCTCTGCCGCTACAAGGCCGGCCGCCGCAAGCTCGACGCCAATGATCAGTTGACCCTCGAATGGGCCGGCGTTTACGCGCATTATCATGCCGCCATGATGCGCACGATCGTCATCGGCGAGCCGACGCACCGCCATCGAGAACTCTATAATGCCTGCCTCGAGACGATCCAGGCGATCGAGACCGTGCTGAAGCCTGGCCATACTTTCGGTGATGTCTTCGACATGCATGCCAGGATCATGGATGAGCGCGGCCTCGCTCGCCATCGGCTGAATGCCTGCGGTTACTCGCTCGGCGCGCGCTTCTCGCCGTCCTGGATGGAGCACCAGATGTTCCATGCCGGTAACCCGCAGCCGATCGAGCCGAGCATGTCGCTCTTCGTGCACATGATCATCGCCGATTCCGACACAGGCACAGCCATGACCCTCGGACAGACCTATCTGACGACCGGTGAAGCCCCGCGTGCACTTTCGCGCCATCCGCTGGATTTCATCGGGGTCTAA